Proteins from a single region of Desulfolutivibrio sulfoxidireducens:
- a CDS encoding DVU0150 family protein, which produces MKALWKKMTVALTAMFLLMPMAAFAAGGGGAGIVIVADTRKLTGVMAWWSNLYNESHLYFTLLTIIIIPTVGVIFGVLADIVMHFVGIDLKHRDLAEH; this is translated from the coding sequence ATGAAGGCACTGTGGAAAAAGATGACCGTGGCCCTGACGGCGATGTTTCTGCTCATGCCCATGGCCGCCTTCGCGGCCGGCGGCGGCGGCGCGGGCATCGTCATCGTGGCCGACACGCGCAAGCTGACCGGGGTCATGGCCTGGTGGTCCAACCTGTACAACGAGAGCCATCTCTATTTCACGCTCCTGACCATCATCATCATTCCCACCGTGGGCGTGATTTTCGGCGTCCTGGCGGACATCGTGATGCACTTCGTGGGCATCGACCTCAAGCACCGCGATCTGGCGGAGCACTAG